The DNA segment TAATTCTGTTTTCTAAGGAGTTTTCAGCCTTGCTattatgatatttgtatgcaggCTTGTTCCAGGACATGCGCATCATAGCTACGGTATTCTTTTGCTTTAGTAATATAATGTCTGTtgaaaaactaatgaaaataacGTGGGATTTTGGTGTATCATCCAGGACTGCACTGTGCACTGCTTGCAGGTGAAATTATGCTATgatctaaatatatttttttcaactttCTATATTCTGACGCAAACTACATTGCTCATGCAGGTGTGCCAcatgaaattataaaaagagCTGCAGTTGTGTTGGATGCTGTTGCAAATAACAAGTGTGTTGAGCGTCTATGCAATGATAACATCACGGCCCGAGATCATCAGTACAAGGTATCATTTAAATTTCCAGAGTCAAAAATTACAGGGATAACATTTTGAACATGACATTTGCTTAGTGTTTCCTTGTCCTCAGCATTTAGACATGTTTATGTTTCTGGACTTTGATGCAGAATGCCATAGAGAAGTTGTTGGAATTCGATATTGACAAAGGCGATTTAAACCAATTTTTTGATGATGTATTTTCTCTATCTCTTAATTCATGATCAAAGTCTAGTTGGTAGTTTCTCCATCTACCATTAGGTTAACTAAGATAATAGATTGGTCAAGTATAGTGGTGTTCTAACTTCTAACCTTGTAACGAATCCGGTTCTGTTTTCTCTTATTTCTGTCATCTTCATTGCCTCATTGACAACGAATTGAACAAAAGAATGTTGTCCAACCAGACAAATTATTGGCGAAAATTAACTTCAGGCTGCAACTAGCTGTCTCATGTTAATAGGAGACGTGTACTTTGAAGAACCATCAAACATTTTGTCGACAAAGATACGATTAGCTGCCTCTGTAGGATGGAACAAATCCCAGAAGATGTGGTCTTGTCTATTGGAACAAAGATTTGACAGTGGTAAGCAAAGACCCCTTGCATTCAGTTCCCCGAATCCACAACAAGCAGCTTTGATCTCTCTAAATCcttaaaggagaaaaaaaagtttatcaTGGTCGTTACGTATAACAATCTAAAACACCAAAAATGATATGCATAGGAGAGAATATCATATGATAATTAATAGTACCGTAGGAAGCTGGATTCTGAATGAGGTCCATATGAGCAGCATAAGTGTCAAAGAAGGAGTAAGTAATGTCCCTATTCTCAAATTGCCATTCCTTAAGCATGGATTGAAGGCCTTCGTTATATTTAATTGACCAATAATTGCCATCTGTAATGCACTCCGTTTTGTTCCTGACCCTAAATACAGGGGTACATCCAAGTGCCCCAATGCCAGCTATCTCAAATTTACGAGCACCAAGATTGTATAATCGCTGCCAGAAATAGATAAAAAGAAAGTTAACAAGATAACTAGGCACTGTAAAAGTGATTATTATACCGTATATATTAGCTTGACTAACCTGTAGTTGTACTTTGAGTGAGAAAACCATGGAATCCAAATACTGCTGTGGAGTGATTTTCTTACGAAGATTTGATGATTGTAAGTAGCCGAAGAGATCATTGCTGCCAATCACCACTGCGAAAATTGATTTTGAGAGGCGCTTTTGTAGAGCAGCATCTCCTGCTTCTCGTTTCATATCCTCATACACAACTGAGTAGTAAGTCACTTGCTTTGTCAACGGTATTGCCTGTCTCTGCAAATAAAATTGTGCATAGCAAAATCCATTACAACTTGCGGGGATAGCTCAGTTGGGAGAGCGTCAGACTGAAGATCTGAAGGTCGCGTGTTCGATCCACGCTCACCgcatttttaatccaatttttttcCCTATACCCAAACAAAATAATAGTGGAGAGATGAAAAATGGAACTTACAAAACGTTCATCTGTGCCATTGAATATTCCAGCACCTGAGGATGCAAAGCTAACACCATCCAAGGACACATTGTTTTTGTTGGCATTTGATTTTGCAGTTAGGGACAGGTAAGGTGGCGAAGTTGCCAATCCCAATTTCTCAGCTGCCACCCATCCATATCAACCAAATACTATTAAACTAAtatgacaataaaaataaaaatctatctACAAGCAATGTATAActaaaatataacaattttcAATATTAGCTTGAAGTCAAAATGGCATAAGAGTTGGAACTTGGAACAGTATATAGAATTTATTGGTCTAAGGGGCTAATAAGAAACCTTAATAATATAGTTTCCTTAAGTTTGACGTCTTCTACATCTAAATCCCATGTTGGTGTccctttttatatatataaatcccATATGTGTGTAATCAACAAATGATTGTAAAGCTAACAGTAATGGAATCATAGAAGATGACTACTATATATACTTACAAATGAAATCAGCAGCATTCTTGCCATTGCTGAATCTGCCATTGGGTTTATGAGTTGGAAAATCAATTCCATAGTAAGGGTGATCAGCTCTTGCAACAGAGATTCTCAAGTAATTGTTGTTGCCAACATCAACAAGTGAGTCTCCAAACACATAAACTGCTGGAACCACCGTTTGTTCACCCTTTGAAAATCCACCTCTAATAACAaggaaaatgaaaatcaaaacTCTAGTACCATAGTTAAttgtgaaaagaagaaaataaaataatgaaaagagagatttgattgaaagtggAACAAATTAAAGCACTCTCCAGAACTAAACCCAcagataattatattttatatattttattagttatcaTGATTTATGAAATAGTAACATGAAGGTGATATGATCTTATGTGGCTGATGATGATAAATTAACCTTCAAAGTCACATCAAAATTATATGACAAGCTAAGATTTCATTCATCAGCACAAATAATTAACTGTTGGTGGGTCCCCAACTAAGTGGGGCCCACatctcattaaaaaaaaaggaaaataaataaataaagaaagaaaggcTTTGAGCCACGGTGAAGGAGAAGAGTTTTCATTCATTTTGAATGAAAGAAAATTCGGCGtcgaagagaagagaaaatttGGGGGAAAAGGGCATGCCAACCTTGATCACATTGAATTGGTAAATTTGCtccattttttatgaaattttaatatattatttctgGTGTAGAGATGAACATTAGGATATAACTTGTTAGTTGTATTGCCTTCTCTTTTGCCTGATTTGAGATACCCACTTTTGTGGAGGGTTTATGTTCAGTTTTGatgatgtattttgttgattgttgagatgcCCTAGTATTACTAGGAAGACTGTTTGTGTACCCATTATTCTGATAGTGGAAGATTTTTCTGTATTAGGTCCCGTGGGttttttgtccctcttttgGGGGTTTTCCCACGTTAAAATTCTGGTgtctgattatttaatttttgccaTTATATTTTGCTGTTTGGAGTATCTTTGGTGTTGCCCATTTAATTGCACAAGTTGtgggaaaattattttttgtgcttCCGCTGTTAGACAGGTTCTTGGTTTAAACCTGTGTTGAGTTTTCCCAACAAAGTGGTATTTAGAGCTTTGATTGTTTATTTCTGTGCTGATTAAATGGAGGAAAATACTCATGGACCGAATATGGTCAAACTGAATctcaaaattattcaatttggaAGACCCTCATGGAAGATATGCTGTATAGCAAGGACTTGTATGATCCTGTGGAGGGAGATAAATCCAAAGGTACTAAATCCGATGCTGAATGGAAGAAACTGAATCGGAAGGCAGTTGCTTTGATTAGGCAATGGCTTGATCTTAGTATGTATCCACATGTTGACACCGAAACGAATGCTGAGAAGATGTGGAAGAAATTGAAGGAGTTATATGAGAGGAAGAATGTGCAAAACAAAGCATTCTTGATTAGGAAGCTTGTCAATATGAAGTATGTTGAAGGTAAATCATTGCCGGAGCACTTGAGTATTTTTCAGGAGACGGTGAACCAACTGACAAATAATGAAATCACTTTGAATGATGAGTTGCAAGCCTTGTTGTTGTTGAGCTCTTTGCCTGATAGTTGGGAAGTTCTGGTTGTGACACTGACTAACTCAGCTCCAAAAGGAAAGTTGACGTTAGCAATTGTTAAAGAGAGCATGTTAAATGAAGAAGCCAGAAGAAGAGAGCGAGGTTTGACTAATGCCTCCTCCCAATCAGAAGCACTTGTTTCAGAGTCACGGGGGAGAAGTCAAAGTAGAAAACCTCACAGTTCTGACAGGTCAGAGAGTCGAAGCAAGTCAAGAGGAAAGTACAAGCCAAGAAAGGAGTTCATTTGTCACCATTGTGGCAAGCCGGGGCATATCAAGAGGTATTGTAGGTTCTTGAAAAGAGAACAATCAAGGGGAAGAAATGaagacaaaggtaaagatagtgaTAAAGAAACTGCTGCTATTGTTTATGAAGATGTTCTTATCACATATGATGAAAATTATATGAATCTTGTCTGTGATGATTCTACTTGGATTATGGACTCTGGTGCCTCATGTCATGTCACTCCGAAGCGTGAATTTTTCACTTCCTATATTGCTGGAAATTTTGGCAAGATCAAATTGGGAGATAAAGGAGTGTGTGATATCAATGGTATGAGTGATATGTGGCTTGAAACTAATATGGGATGCAAGTTGCAGTTGAAGAATGTTAGGCATGCACCAGATATGCGGTTCAATCTCATTTCAGTGAAGGCATTGGATCAAGAGGGGTATTGCATTTCCTTTGGTAGTGGAAAATGCAAGATTACCAAAGGGGCTCTCATTGTTTCTAGGGAAGACAATAGTCTTACTACTCTCTACCGGTTGCAAGCAAAGTTGTGCAAAGAATATGTGAATGTAGCTGATGATTCCTATTCTGATTTGTGGCATATACGTCTTGGTCACTTGAGCGAGAAAGGACTAAGCGTCTTGGCCAAGAAGCACTCACTTCCAGTGAAAGGTACAACTTTAAATACTTGCACTCATTGTTTTGTTGGAAAGCATGCTAGAGTATCATTTCATAATTCTGGACCTCATAGGAGATCACATGTTCTAGATTTAGTTCGCACTGATGTTTGCACTATGGATGCTAAGACACTAGGTGGTGCATcatattttgttacttttattgatgattattctcgAAAAGTGTGGGCTTTTGTTTTGAAATCTAAAGACCAGGTGCTCGGTATCTTCAAACACTTTCATGCAAGTGTTGAAAGAAAAACaggaaggaaattaaaatgTGTTCGAGCAGATAATGGTGGTGAATACAGAGGTCCATTTGAAGAGTATTGTAAAGGACATGGGATCAAGCTTGAGAAGACGGTTCCTAAGACTCCTCAACATAATGGAGTTGCAGAGAGAATGAATCGCACTATCAATGATAGAGTCAGGTGTATGCTCTCTCATGCAAAGTTGCCTAAATCCTTTTGAGGTGAAGCAATGAGGACTGCAATAGATTTGATCAACCTTTCTCCTTCAGTTCCACTTAATGGTGATGTTCCAGAGAAAGTTTGGAGAGGGAAAAATGTCTCCTATAGTCACTTGAGAGTGTTTGGCTGCAGGGCTTTTGTTCACATTCCAAGAGATGAAAGGTCTAAACTTGATGGGAAGTCAAAGCAGTGTATCTTCATGGGTTATGGTCACGAAGACTTTGGTTACAAATTATGGGATCCGGTGAGCAAGAAGATAATTAGAAGCCGAGATGTGATTTTTCTTGAAAACCAAACTATTGAAGATCTTGAGAAGACAGATAAGCCAATAGTAACTGTTAGACGTTCTGTTGATGATGAACCTGGTCCTTCCACTAGACCTCCTGTTGATGGGGGAGATGTACAAGTTGATAATGATGGTGATGATTTGCATGATGAACCTACACCTTAACCTGAGGTGCCCGATGTTGAAGTTCCACCTGAACCACCAGTTGAGCCTGAATTGAGAAGATCTACTAGAGAGCGTCATCCTTCTCAGAAATACTCTCCTCATGAGTATGTGATGAACACTGAGACTGGGGAGCCAGAGAGCTACCAGGA comes from the Arachis duranensis cultivar V14167 chromosome 7, aradu.V14167.gnm2.J7QH, whole genome shotgun sequence genome and includes:
- the LOC107496301 gene encoding GDSL esterase/lipase At5g55050, yielding YGTRVLIFIFLVIRGGFSKGEQTVVPAVYVFGDSLVDVGNNNYLRISVARADHPYYGIDFPTHKPNGRFSNGKNAADFISEKLGLATSPPYLSLTAKSNANKNNVSLDGVSFASSGAGIFNGTDERFRQAIPLTKQVTYYSVVYEDMKREAGDAALQKRLSKSIFAVVIGSNDLFGYLQSSNLRKKITPQQYLDSMVFSLKVQLQRLYNLGARKFEIAGIGALGCTPVFRVRNKTECITDGNYWSIKYNEGLQSMLKEWQFENRDITYSFFDTYAAHMDLIQNPASYGFREIKAACCGFGELNARGLCLPLSNLCSNRQDHIFWDLFHPTEAANRIFVDKMFDGSSKYTSPINMRQLVAA